From one Lolium rigidum isolate FL_2022 chromosome 4, APGP_CSIRO_Lrig_0.1, whole genome shotgun sequence genomic stretch:
- the LOC124647968 gene encoding probable protein phosphatase 2C 48, whose translation MAAVKRARVTLGGVETAWHTAGARARRSRSSAAHTPRFPRSKNVSPVASRQHGATICCIRHGLHPLNPFSRRGEKGTNQDHCSIVWEVSESVPSFVTLSLAVLATTSDDGGVAAVQLTVDFKPDLPHEKERIRQCKGRVHSLGDEPGVHRVWLPDRDAPGLAMSRAFGDYCVKDYGVISAPEVTRRRITARDRFVILATDGVWDVLSNEEAVRVVAATPDREKAAKRLVECAVRAWRRKRRDVAVDDCSAICLFLHSPAS comes from the exons atGGCGGCCGTCAA GCGCGCGCGGGTAACACTTGGTGGCGTGGAAACAGCCTGGCACACcgcgggcgcgcgcgcgcgccgatcGCGCTCCTCAGCGGCGCATACTCCCAGATTCCCGAGGTCCAAGAACGTCTCACCCGTGGCATCGCGGCAGCACGGCGCAACGATATGCTGCATCCGCCACGGTTTGCATCCGCTCAACCCATTTTCCCGCCGCGGCGAGAAGGGCACCAACCAGGACCACTGCTCCATCGTCTGGGAGGTGAGTGAGTCCGTTCCATCTTTCGTTACTCTGTCGCTGGCCGTCCTTGCAACCACGTCGGACGACGGAGGCGTCGCCGCCGTACAGCTCACCGTCGACTTTAAGCCCGACCTACCCC ACGAGAAGGAGCGCATCAGGCAATGCAAGGGCCGGGTGCACAGCCTCGGCGACGAGCCCGGCGTGCACCGGGTGTGGCTGCCCGACCGGGACGCGCCGGGGCTCGCCATGTCGCGCGCGTTCGGCGACTACTGCGTCAAGGACTACGGCGTgatctcggcgccggaggtgacgCGGCGGCGGATCACCGCCCGGGACCGGTTCGTCATCCTCGCCACCGACGGGGTCTGGGACGTGCTCTCCAACGAGGAGGCCGTGCGGGTCGTGGCCGCGACGCCGGACAGAGAGAAGGCGGCGAAGCGCCTGGTCGAGTGCGCCGTGCGCGCGTGGAGGCGCAAGCGGAGGGACGTCGCCGTCGACGACTGCTCCGCGATCTGCCTCTTCCTCCACTCGCCGGCGTCCTGA